The window ACTCCGTGTGTCAATAAATCGTACGTGTATTCCTGATGATATCTCTCATCTCAAGTCTGCGAGTCCTTCCCTGTGAATGCGTGCGCTCCCGTGCAAACGCATGCTTCGTCAACTGCTCGACTCATCGTccgtaaaagagaaaaaaaattggaaccGTGCTTGACTGCGTGAGCATGGacttgtttctctttttttttataaaaaaatatatatattcatgtcGAACTTGTCGAAAGAGATTGTTTTTACACCGTCCAAAATGAGAGTTACTTGTTGGACTATTgggtttataaaatatatatattgctgTCGCATCGGTCAACTATTAGGTTTCGCTGTCAATTGTATCTGCCCTAGCTTACACGTTGCCACGTGAAACATTCCCTACGTGGTGGTGCTCTGTGTGCATATGAGTTTTCTGTATAattgtaaaaaataaattatgtgtGTATGTGTTTTTCGTGTAAtcgtaatttttttatatatttgatacttatgttttttaatatatgatgtctttaactttttaaaatctgtttgatcattcatcatATTCAAAACAATTTATGtaactattatttatttattgtcaaatgttttttaaaatacgatttaaattttttatatttaaaaaaatgaataagatAAACTGTAATACGGTTATGAAAAAGTTACAGCgtcgtatattaaaaaaacatttaaatAATACATTCGGTTGTTGTTTAATCGGGTGTGGTGGCGTGTACTACAGAAAGCTGGGAAAGACGgcgagaagaggagaagatcCGACGTGGCTGCTCCGGCGAGTAGGATCTCCGGCAAGAAGCACGCACGCACCAGGAGCTTCTCGTCCACCGCCACGAAGAGCAGCCTCCCCGACGCCGGGGCGCGGCGAGCGCTGTCgcaggagccgccgccgccgccgacgtcagaGCGACCCACCACGGCGGGCGCCGGCAGCCATCGAGTAGCGCgggtcaccggcggcggagcGACGACGACCGCGCCGAAACCCAGGGTGTTCTCAGGGCACAGGAGCTCGACGGCGAAAGAGCATGGCTCATCATCTGCCAAGGGTGGGACGACGAAGCCGAAGCCGCCGCGCTCCCTGCCCCGGCGGTCGAGTTCCGGCGGGTTGGAGAATCTCAAGGAGGCGGTTCTGTCGAACACCTGTGCCGCGGTTGCACCGGCGCAGAGCTGTTCGACCGAGCAGGCTACTGTCCATGGCGAAACCGGGAATGCTTCTCCCCCGTCACCGTTCgctggcgcggcggcagcgaatgcccgcgccgcctcgccggattCAGACTGCGGCGAGGCAGTGGACGGTGGATCATACGACCGTGAAGCCGAGGCGAAGCGTGTCGGCGAGCACGACGCCGAGGAGGTCACGGTGTCTCCCCAGAAGCTGGCGAATGGAGAGATCACCAGTGACTCGGACACCGAGCCGAGCTATGTCTACGTCAAGAAGGACGACgtcgagggggaggaggatgcCATGGCGAGGCGTTCTGAAGCTTTGGCTGTCTCAGATGCCAAACCTGCAGAGCTGGAGGTGGAGAAGAATAacagcgacgccgccgcgcgcggcgaggaGACCACGGCTCCACCGTCGGACGCCGTcgcggcagagagcgcgacgaCGATCGTCGCGGAAGAGGCACCGGCGAGGGAGAGCTccgacgagtcctcctcctcctcctcctcctcct of the Oryza sativa Japonica Group chromosome 2, ASM3414082v1 genome contains:
- the LOC9267442 gene encoding uncharacterized protein isoform X2, with the protein product MPLDGGEVDLWAMAAELERQFAGYKQRRAERSGAPRGDDDGADARGGGGEEEEEEEGDGDGGDVRGRRYEAYTRRRDERLREREGWRARMERKEAEVRALWAQLERRAAGCATATATATDDDGGGAAGVREKAGKDGEKRRRSDVAAPASRISGKKHARTRSFSSTATKSSLPDAGARRALSQEPPPPPTSERPTTAGAGSHRVARVTGGGATTTAPKPRVFSGHRSSTAKEHGSSSAKGGTTKPKPPRSLPRRSSSGGLENLKEAVLSNTCAAVAPAQSCSTEQATVHGETGNASPPSPFAGAAAANARAASPDSDCGEAVDGGSYDREAEAKRVGEHDAEEVTVSPQKLANGEITSDSDTEPSYVYVKKDDVEGEEDAMARRSEALAVSDAKPAELEVEKNNSDAAARGEETTAPPSDAVAAESATTIVAEEAPARESSDESSSSSSSSFSGIRSGRGSPPSSAPASYISRAPSIERLLEEDAALLRKKRQQSADKLALMAMTTTTMSTPPARVSGAARSRGFKSFLSFGKKNRRGKDVTVIDCTSPSVPSVADDDSGSGGWPSGETIKPRMASSDAASDDMDHGYAIAASPQAHRSFFSFRSFNCGRS
- the LOC9267442 gene encoding uncharacterized protein isoform X1; this encodes MPLDGGEVDLWAMAAELERQFAGYKQRRAERSGAPRGDDDGADARGGGGEEEEEEEGDGDGGDVRGRRYEAYTRRRDERLREREGWRARMERKEAEVRALWAQLERRAAGCATATATATDDDGGGAAGVREKAGKDGEKRRRSDVAAPASRISGKKHARTRSFSSTATKSSLPDAGARRALSQEPPPPPTSERPTTAGAGSHRVARVTGGGATTTAPKPRVFSGHRSSTAKEHGSSSAKGGTTKPKPPRSLPRRSSSGGLENLKEAVLSNTCAAVAPAQSCSTEQATVHGETGNASPPSPFAGAAAANARAASPDSDCGEAVDGGSYDREAEAKRVGEHDAEEVTVSPQKLANGEITSDSDTEPSYVYVKKDDVEGEEDAMARRSEALAVSDAKPAELEVEKNNSDAAARGEETTAPPSDAVAAESATTIVAEEAPARESSDESSSSSSSSFSGIRSGRGSPPSSAPASYISRAPSIERLLEEDAALLRKKRQQSADKLALMAMTTTTMSTPPARVSGAARSRGFKSFLSFGKKNRRGKDVTVIDCTSPSVPSVADDDSGSGGWPSGETIKPRMASSDAASDDMDHGYAIAASPQGCSLQSLVVASPAKSELHEIDPQEKSPKAHRSFFSFRSFNCGRS